Proteins from a single region of Dysosmobacter acutus:
- a CDS encoding ATP-binding protein — protein sequence MDMRQTAQALRHLVIFRNLRGEPLMEALAALLEADRESAAARMCDLAAELYPRGTDLHQAVETLVLRDDNFYVRSAASQWTVGFQAEQWLERELALLEEAVLSSEELCDRFGLKDRVEELPAWSAEGERFTQVYRRMLKRSPQSGFGIFAQYHVFSVSPQGRLVAVEHPDPQQLSELYGYEAEREKLIRNTQALLQGLPANNVLLYGDAGTGKSSTVKALANAYQDQGLRLIQVEKSRLRHIPALLDTLSGLPLKFILFIDDLSFASDDRDFTALKTVLEGSVAARSGNTVVYATSNRRHLVQETFQQRQGDEIHLSDTLEEVASLSARFGIVITFGKPSRDLYLSVVAQLAEREGLDAPEEQLFQEAEAFALRSGGRSPRVARQYVEYKIAMSGPGSCAN from the coding sequence ATGGATATGAGGCAGACGGCGCAGGCCCTGCGCCACCTTGTCATCTTTCGGAACCTGCGGGGAGAGCCGCTGATGGAGGCCCTGGCCGCGCTGCTGGAGGCGGACCGGGAAAGCGCGGCCGCAAGGATGTGCGACCTGGCGGCGGAGCTCTATCCCCGGGGCACGGATCTGCACCAGGCGGTGGAGACGCTGGTGCTGCGGGACGACAACTTCTATGTCCGCTCGGCGGCCTCCCAATGGACGGTGGGCTTTCAGGCCGAGCAGTGGCTGGAGCGGGAACTGGCGCTCCTGGAGGAGGCGGTCTTATCCAGCGAGGAGCTGTGCGATCGGTTTGGCCTGAAGGACCGGGTGGAGGAACTGCCCGCCTGGAGCGCTGAGGGAGAGCGGTTCACCCAGGTGTACCGACGGATGCTGAAGCGCTCGCCCCAGTCCGGATTTGGCATCTTTGCCCAATACCATGTGTTCTCCGTATCCCCCCAGGGCCGTCTGGTGGCGGTGGAGCACCCCGATCCCCAGCAGCTTTCAGAGCTCTATGGCTATGAGGCGGAGCGGGAGAAGCTCATCAGAAACACTCAGGCCCTGCTCCAGGGCCTGCCGGCCAACAACGTGCTGCTCTACGGCGACGCGGGTACCGGAAAGTCCAGCACGGTGAAGGCCCTGGCCAACGCTTATCAGGATCAGGGGCTGCGGCTGATCCAGGTGGAAAAGAGCCGCCTGCGCCACATCCCCGCCCTGCTGGACACCCTCAGCGGCCTTCCCCTGAAATTCATCCTGTTCATCGACGACCTGTCCTTTGCCTCCGACGACCGGGATTTTACGGCGCTGAAGACCGTGCTGGAGGGCAGCGTGGCCGCCCGCTCCGGAAACACGGTGGTCTACGCCACAAGCAACCGCCGCCATCTGGTCCAGGAGACCTTCCAGCAGCGCCAGGGCGACGAGATTCACCTCAGCGACACCCTTGAGGAGGTGGCCAGCCTCTCCGCCCGGTTCGGCATTGTCATCACCTTTGGAAAACCCAGCCGGGACCTCTATCTGAGCGTGGTGGCCCAGTTGGCGGAGCGGGAGGGGCTGGACGCGCCGGAGGAGCAGCTCTTCCAGGAGGCGGAGGCCTTTGCGCTTCGTTCCGGCGGACGCTCGCCCCGGGTGGCCCGACAATATGTTGAATATAAAATCGCCATGTCTGGGCCTGGTTCTTGTGCAAATTGA
- the leuB gene encoding 3-isopropylmalate dehydrogenase yields MEKKIAVIRGDGIGPEIVNEAVAVLDAVATRFGHTFRYSDVLMGGCAIDECGVPLPQATVDACLASDAVLLGAVGGPKWDAVPKELRPERGLLGLRGALGLYANIRPARLFPQLRRACPLRPEIADKGIDFLVVRELIGGVYFGEHRSEQVDGQEKATDIMAYSEEEIRRIAHVAFRLAEKRRKKVTSVDKANVLATSRLWRRVVAQVAQGYPDVELSHMYVDNCAMQIVRDPSQFDVIVTENLFGDILSDEASIITGSIGMIPSASLGGGTLGLYEPIHGSAPDIAGTDAADPIGTILAAAELLRDSFDLMEEARAVEDAVSRVLDAGYRCGDIMTKGCTAVGCREMGRLIREAI; encoded by the coding sequence ATGGAGAAGAAAATTGCTGTCATCCGGGGCGACGGCATCGGCCCGGAGATCGTAAACGAGGCGGTTGCCGTCCTGGACGCCGTGGCCACCAGGTTCGGCCACACCTTCCGCTACAGCGACGTGCTCATGGGCGGGTGCGCCATCGACGAATGCGGTGTCCCCCTGCCCCAGGCCACCGTGGACGCCTGCCTTGCCTCTGACGCCGTGCTCTTAGGCGCGGTGGGCGGTCCCAAGTGGGATGCCGTCCCCAAGGAGCTCCGTCCGGAGCGGGGCCTTCTTGGCCTGCGGGGCGCATTGGGCCTCTATGCCAATATCCGCCCGGCCCGGCTCTTTCCCCAGCTTCGCCGCGCCTGCCCCCTGCGGCCGGAGATCGCGGACAAGGGCATCGACTTTCTGGTGGTCCGGGAGCTCATCGGCGGCGTCTACTTTGGCGAGCACCGCTCCGAGCAGGTGGACGGCCAGGAAAAGGCCACCGACATCATGGCCTACAGCGAGGAGGAGATCCGCCGCATTGCCCACGTGGCCTTCCGCCTGGCGGAGAAGCGGCGCAAAAAGGTCACCTCTGTGGACAAGGCCAACGTGCTGGCCACCTCCCGGCTGTGGCGCCGTGTGGTCGCCCAGGTGGCCCAGGGCTATCCGGACGTGGAGCTCAGCCACATGTATGTGGACAACTGCGCCATGCAGATCGTCCGGGACCCCTCTCAGTTCGACGTGATCGTCACGGAGAACCTCTTCGGCGACATCCTCTCCGACGAGGCCAGCATCATCACCGGCTCCATCGGCATGATCCCCTCCGCCTCCTTGGGGGGAGGCACCCTGGGTCTTTATGAGCCCATTCATGGCTCCGCGCCGGATATCGCCGGCACCGATGCCGCCGATCCCATCGGCACCATCCTGGCGGCGGCGGAGCTCCTGCGGGACTCCTTTGACCTGATGGAGGAGGCCAGGGCCGTGGAGGACGCGGTGAGCCGCGTTTTGGACGCGGGCTACCGCTGCGGCGACATCATGACCAAGGGCTGCACCGCCGTGGGCTGCCGGGAGATGGGCCGGCTCATCCGCGAGGCCATCTGA
- a CDS encoding 2-isopropylmalate synthase, with translation MNKIKVFDTTLRDGEQSPGCSMNLSEKIEMARQLDALGVDIIEAGFAIASPMDFKSVQTIAEVVTNCKVASLARCTKGDIDAAWEAVKGAKYPRIHVFLATSDIHMEYKLRMTREQVLESIAENVAYAKSFCGDIEFSAEDASRSDPAFLAKAYSTAIAAGATVINVPDTVGYSTPQEMGELISYLKKHVEGVDQVDISVHCHDDLGMAVANTLACVQAGATQVECTVNGIGERAGNASLEEVVMALKTRQDFYQADTGVNTRQIYRSSKLLSNITGVSVAPSKSIVGANAFAHESGIHQHGVLANAQTYEIMKSTDVGIPQNTMVLGKHSGKHALREKLESMGYEVSDERLDEIFVRFKTLADKKKTITSSDLEALVLNQRRVDNVTYDFVSHVVNTGLDVPNTACIKVKKDDETIEEVAMGTGPLDASFKAINHIVGMDVTLSSFSLNAVTDGEDAIGEATVKLAYGDKTVTGRGLSTDIIESSIRAYINGINKIVGVQ, from the coding sequence ATGAACAAAATCAAGGTATTTGACACGACGCTGCGGGATGGGGAGCAGTCTCCCGGGTGCAGCATGAACCTGTCGGAGAAGATCGAAATGGCCCGGCAGCTGGATGCGTTGGGCGTGGACATCATCGAGGCCGGCTTTGCCATTGCCTCTCCCATGGACTTCAAGAGCGTACAGACCATTGCGGAAGTCGTCACCAACTGTAAGGTCGCCAGTCTCGCCCGCTGCACAAAGGGCGATATTGACGCCGCCTGGGAAGCCGTGAAGGGCGCGAAGTACCCGCGCATCCACGTGTTCCTGGCCACCAGTGACATCCACATGGAATACAAGCTGCGCATGACCCGTGAGCAGGTGCTTGAGAGCATTGCCGAGAACGTGGCCTACGCCAAGTCCTTCTGCGGCGACATCGAGTTCTCCGCCGAGGACGCCTCCCGCTCCGACCCCGCCTTTTTGGCCAAGGCCTACTCCACGGCCATCGCCGCCGGGGCAACGGTCATCAACGTGCCCGACACCGTGGGCTATTCCACGCCCCAGGAGATGGGAGAGCTCATCTCGTATCTGAAAAAGCACGTGGAGGGCGTGGACCAGGTGGACATCTCCGTCCACTGCCACGACGACCTGGGAATGGCCGTGGCCAACACCTTAGCCTGCGTCCAGGCCGGCGCCACCCAGGTGGAATGCACCGTCAACGGCATCGGCGAGCGGGCTGGCAACGCCAGCCTGGAAGAGGTGGTCATGGCGCTGAAGACCCGCCAGGATTTCTACCAGGCCGACACCGGCGTCAACACCAGGCAGATCTACCGCTCCAGCAAGCTTCTGAGCAACATCACCGGCGTCAGCGTGGCCCCAAGCAAATCCATCGTGGGCGCCAACGCCTTTGCCCACGAGTCCGGCATCCACCAGCACGGCGTGCTGGCCAACGCCCAGACCTACGAGATCATGAAGTCCACCGACGTGGGCATCCCCCAGAACACCATGGTCTTAGGCAAGCACTCCGGCAAGCACGCCCTGCGGGAGAAACTGGAGTCCATGGGCTACGAGGTCAGCGACGAGCGGCTGGACGAGATTTTTGTCCGCTTCAAGACCCTGGCGGACAAAAAGAAAACCATCACCAGCTCCGATCTGGAGGCTCTGGTCCTGAATCAGCGCCGGGTGGACAACGTGACCTACGACTTTGTCAGCCACGTGGTCAATACGGGCCTGGACGTGCCCAACACCGCCTGCATCAAGGTGAAAAAGGACGATGAGACCATCGAGGAAGTGGCCATGGGCACCGGCCCCTTAGACGCCTCCTTCAAAGCCATCAACCACATCGTGGGCATGGACGTGACCCTCAGCAGCTTCAGCCTCAACGCCGTCACCGACGGCGAGGACGCCATTGGCGAGGCCACGGTGAAGCTTGCCTACGGCGACAAGACCGTCACCGGCCGGGGCCTCTCCACCGACATCATTGAGTCCTCCATCCGGGCCTACATCAACGGCATCAATAAAATTGTGGGGGTGCAGTAA
- a CDS encoding FAD-dependent oxidoreductase has translation MNINRTTKPLDRTIHCGVAVVGGGIAGVMAAAAAAKSGARTLIAESSTFLGGVVTMGPLEALMTPEDSKGTVIAGMAREFLDFLRTLDSAARAVEDTTGYCASIVPYDAETMKFALLEFLHRYGVTVLTEATLEEVEKDGASISALCLRTKTGAVRVECSAVVDATGGGYASYLAGNDVEVGDESGRSQPVTVLCRIGGVDIDLLKEYVAAHSGEFKTFQKELHLQAERLHLWGFTGALKAGHDSGALRLLRNEIHMMQTTRPGEVIANYSRINADPLDPLALSEAQRQGMEQVRQLHSWFRRTIPAFANSYIAQTGYVGVRESGRAVGRYTLTRDDIVAARCGPTDVAMGAFPIDIHQSDDGMKFERIVSGYHIPQECLMARSVENLFLAGRCISATFEANASCRISMTCMSTGHAAGVMAASCAAGTFTTEAVRGILKEQGAIL, from the coding sequence ATGAATATCAATCGCACCACCAAGCCCTTAGACCGCACCATCCACTGCGGCGTGGCGGTGGTGGGCGGCGGCATCGCCGGTGTGATGGCGGCGGCCGCCGCCGCGAAAAGCGGCGCACGGACACTGATAGCGGAGTCCTCCACCTTTTTGGGCGGCGTGGTGACCATGGGGCCGCTGGAGGCGCTGATGACTCCGGAGGACTCAAAGGGCACGGTGATTGCCGGCATGGCCCGGGAGTTTTTGGACTTCCTCCGCACCTTGGACAGCGCTGCCAGGGCGGTGGAGGACACCACCGGCTACTGCGCCTCCATCGTGCCCTATGATGCGGAGACCATGAAGTTTGCCCTGCTGGAATTTCTGCACCGCTATGGCGTCACCGTGCTCACCGAGGCCACGCTGGAGGAGGTGGAGAAAGACGGCGCGTCCATTTCCGCGCTGTGCCTGCGGACCAAGACCGGCGCGGTCCGGGTGGAGTGCAGCGCCGTGGTGGACGCCACCGGCGGCGGCTACGCCTCCTATCTGGCGGGCAACGACGTGGAGGTGGGCGACGAATCCGGCCGCAGCCAGCCGGTGACGGTGCTCTGCCGCATCGGCGGCGTGGACATTGACCTGCTGAAGGAGTATGTGGCCGCCCACAGCGGGGAGTTCAAAACCTTTCAGAAAGAGCTGCACCTCCAGGCGGAGCGCCTCCACCTGTGGGGCTTTACGGGCGCGCTGAAGGCGGGCCATGATTCCGGCGCACTGAGGTTGCTGCGCAATGAGATTCACATGATGCAGACTACCCGCCCCGGGGAGGTCATTGCCAATTACTCCCGCATCAACGCGGACCCCCTGGACCCCCTTGCCCTCTCGGAGGCCCAGCGCCAGGGCATGGAGCAGGTGCGCCAGCTCCACAGCTGGTTCCGCCGCACCATCCCGGCCTTTGCAAACTCCTACATTGCCCAGACCGGCTATGTGGGCGTGCGGGAGAGCGGCCGGGCCGTGGGCAGGTACACCCTCACCCGGGACGATATCGTGGCCGCCCGCTGCGGCCCCACGGATGTGGCCATGGGGGCCTTCCCCATCGACATCCACCAGAGCGATGACGGCATGAAGTTTGAGCGCATCGTGTCCGGCTACCACATTCCCCAGGAGTGCCTGATGGCCCGGTCGGTGGAGAATCTGTTCTTAGCCGGCCGCTGCATCAGCGCCACCTTTGAGGCTAACGCCTCCTGCCGCATCTCCATGACGTGCATGTCCACGGGACACGCCGCCGGCGTGATGGCCGCCTCCTGCGCGGCCGGGACGTTTACCACTGAGGCCGTGCGTGGTATACTGAAGGAACAGGGAGCGATTTTATAA
- a CDS encoding TRAP transporter large permease, giving the protein MSTEVIATIILLGSFFLLIFLGNHILFSIGASTLLTVLYLGLPLQTVAQQTVKGLNSFSLMAVPFFILAGEIMSSGGITRRLVKLADALVGWMRCGLGMVNIVASTFFGGISGSPTADVSSIGAMLIPVMEDNGYDTEFSAAVTMASSVQGLLIPPSHNMVIFAMAAGGVSVGQLFMGGLVPGLFLGLALMIYCYIVARKKNYPVGDKFSLKRTLRATWEGIWGLGTVLIVVLGVVTGVFTATESAAIACIYALIVTFAVYREISLKEILNIMRNSLKTLAMVMALIGVSSAFGWVVSYLQIPSKLTNLLLGISSNKIVLLLLINLILLLMGTMMDMICSILIITPIILPVVTAIGMSPIQLGVIMILNLGIGLITPPVGVLLFVCSAIAKRSIEQLTKAMLPFYAVMVAVLLAITFIPQISTALPNLIYDLS; this is encoded by the coding sequence ATGTCAACGGAAGTAATTGCTACGATTATTCTCCTGGGAAGCTTTTTTCTGCTGATCTTCCTGGGCAACCATATTTTGTTTTCCATCGGCGCATCCACGCTGCTGACGGTGCTGTACTTGGGACTCCCCCTGCAAACCGTGGCCCAGCAGACGGTGAAAGGGCTCAACTCCTTTTCCCTGATGGCGGTCCCCTTCTTTATTCTGGCCGGTGAGATCATGAGTTCCGGCGGCATCACCCGGCGGTTGGTGAAGTTAGCGGACGCCCTGGTGGGCTGGATGCGCTGCGGTCTGGGCATGGTCAACATTGTGGCCAGCACCTTCTTCGGCGGCATCTCCGGCTCCCCCACAGCGGACGTTTCCTCCATCGGCGCCATGCTGATTCCGGTGATGGAGGACAATGGATATGACACCGAGTTTTCCGCGGCCGTCACCATGGCCAGCTCCGTCCAGGGCCTGTTGATCCCGCCCAGCCACAACATGGTCATCTTTGCCATGGCGGCCGGCGGCGTCAGCGTGGGCCAGCTCTTTATGGGCGGACTGGTGCCGGGATTGTTCCTGGGCCTGGCGCTGATGATCTACTGCTACATTGTGGCCCGGAAAAAGAACTACCCTGTGGGCGACAAGTTTTCACTGAAGCGGACGCTGCGGGCCACCTGGGAGGGCATCTGGGGCCTTGGCACCGTGCTGATTGTGGTATTGGGCGTGGTCACCGGCGTGTTCACCGCCACCGAGTCCGCGGCCATCGCCTGCATCTATGCGCTGATCGTCACCTTTGCGGTGTACCGGGAGATTTCCCTGAAGGAGATTCTCAACATTATGCGCAACAGCCTGAAGACCCTGGCCATGGTCATGGCGCTGATCGGCGTATCCTCCGCCTTTGGCTGGGTGGTCTCCTATCTGCAGATTCCCTCCAAGCTGACCAATCTGCTGCTGGGTATTTCCTCCAATAAGATTGTCCTGCTGCTGTTGATCAACCTGATTTTGCTGCTGATGGGCACCATGATGGATATGATCTGCTCCATCCTGATCATTACCCCCATTATTCTGCCCGTGGTCACCGCCATCGGCATGAGCCCCATCCAGCTGGGCGTCATCATGATTTTGAACCTTGGCATCGGCCTGATCACGCCGCCGGTGGGCGTGCTGCTCTTTGTGTGCAGCGCCATCGCCAAACGGTCCATAGAACAGCTGACAAAGGCCATGCTGCCATTTTACGCCGTCATGGTCGCGGTGCTGCTGGCCATCACCTTTATCCCTCAGATTTCCACAGCGCTGCCCAACCTGATCTACGACCTGAGCTGA
- a CDS encoding alcohol dehydrogenase catalytic domain-containing protein — translation MKAAVVTKIGALEVLDVPMPEIGPYDALCALCYGATCAGTDIHLMGGKHPFPVSFPTVLGHESVGRVVEVGDRVKNLHVGDLVSRVGYPGAAGLASNWGGFAEYGVARDHWQMKKDGVDPALWNRSRVNQIIHPSIDEKTAPMIITWRETLSYSKRLGVGSGKKVLLIGSGGNALSFAAHACNLGAEVVVVGSLSKEETFRKLPLCGYYNYKDESLPEALQAEFGNGFDVLIDGVGGADVVNRVLGVLRRDAVVGVYGWNNRAAYGLNPFQAAHSFRVYTDGYDEEEANAEVQAMILRGQLDASLWYDMERPVPLEELGRAYDSLRRHEAFKYLIAL, via the coding sequence ATGAAAGCAGCTGTTGTCACAAAAATCGGTGCGTTAGAGGTCCTTGATGTACCCATGCCGGAAATAGGCCCCTATGATGCGCTGTGCGCCCTTTGCTACGGCGCCACCTGCGCCGGGACGGATATCCATCTGATGGGCGGGAAACACCCCTTCCCCGTCTCCTTTCCCACTGTGTTAGGACATGAGAGCGTGGGCCGTGTGGTGGAGGTGGGAGACAGGGTGAAAAACCTCCATGTGGGCGATCTGGTGAGCCGCGTGGGATATCCCGGAGCGGCGGGCCTTGCCTCCAACTGGGGCGGGTTTGCCGAGTACGGCGTGGCCCGGGACCACTGGCAGATGAAAAAGGACGGCGTGGACCCGGCCCTCTGGAACCGCAGCCGGGTGAATCAGATCATCCACCCCTCCATTGACGAGAAGACCGCGCCCATGATCATCACCTGGCGTGAGACACTCTCCTACAGCAAACGGCTTGGCGTGGGCAGCGGCAAGAAGGTGCTGCTGATCGGCTCCGGCGGCAACGCGCTGTCCTTTGCCGCCCACGCGTGCAATCTGGGCGCGGAGGTCGTGGTGGTGGGGAGCCTCTCCAAGGAGGAAACCTTCCGTAAACTGCCGCTGTGCGGGTACTACAATTATAAGGACGAGTCCCTGCCGGAGGCGCTTCAGGCCGAATTCGGCAATGGCTTTGATGTGCTCATCGACGGCGTGGGCGGTGCCGATGTGGTGAACCGGGTGCTGGGCGTGCTGCGCCGGGACGCGGTTGTGGGCGTCTACGGGTGGAACAACCGGGCGGCTTACGGCCTCAATCCCTTCCAGGCGGCCCACAGCTTCCGGGTCTATACGGACGGCTACGATGAGGAGGAGGCCAACGCCGAGGTACAGGCCATGATCCTTCGTGGCCAGTTGGACGCGTCGCTCTGGTACGATATGGAGCGCCCGGTCCCTCTGGAGGAGTTGGGCCGGGCCTACGACAGCCTTCGCCGCCATGAGGCGTTTAAGTACCTGATCGCCCTGTAA
- a CDS encoding TRAP transporter small permease yields MEHQLGKSKVERVIDLLYSLVQWICVICLAGQVVVITWAVFGRFVLNSTPSWAEEVSKILMVWMSLMAAALAVKDDTHVRMTIFDKLFGPLGLKIRNTIFALLNIFFCGVLFWKGLDLIEQTSRTKLPGSGLPSSVLYGSVCIGGLAMTIMLLYQLGRTLCQRK; encoded by the coding sequence ATGGAACATCAATTGGGAAAATCAAAGGTGGAGCGGGTCATTGACCTGCTGTACAGCCTGGTCCAGTGGATCTGTGTGATCTGCCTGGCCGGCCAGGTGGTGGTCATTACCTGGGCGGTCTTTGGCCGGTTCGTGCTCAACAGCACGCCGTCCTGGGCGGAGGAAGTCTCCAAAATTCTGATGGTGTGGATGTCGCTGATGGCGGCCGCTCTGGCGGTCAAGGATGACACCCACGTGCGTATGACCATTTTTGACAAGCTGTTCGGCCCTCTGGGGCTGAAAATCCGCAATACAATTTTTGCGCTTTTGAACATCTTTTTCTGCGGCGTGCTCTTCTGGAAGGGCCTGGACCTGATCGAGCAGACGTCCCGCACAAAGCTGCCCGGCAGCGGCCTGCCCTCCTCCGTGCTGTACGGCTCGGTCTGCATCGGCGGCCTTGCCATGACCATCATGCTTTTGTATCAATTGGGGAGGACGCTATGTCAACGGAAGTAA
- the leuD gene encoding 3-isopropylmalate dehydratase small subunit, whose amino-acid sequence MKAHGTVFKYGDNIDTDVIIPARYLASQDPRELASHCMEDIDASFVGRVQSGDIMVGGFNFGCGSSREHAPIAIRAAGVSCVIAKTFARIFYRNAINIGLAILECEAASDGIRDGDEVSVDFDSGVITNLTRGETYQAEPFPPFIRDMIDKGGLMASIKR is encoded by the coding sequence ATGAAAGCACACGGTACAGTATTCAAATACGGCGACAACATAGACACCGACGTCATTATCCCCGCCCGGTACCTGGCCTCCCAGGACCCCAGGGAACTGGCCTCCCACTGCATGGAGGACATCGACGCCTCCTTTGTGGGGCGGGTTCAGTCCGGCGACATCATGGTGGGCGGCTTCAACTTCGGCTGCGGCTCCTCCCGGGAACACGCGCCCATCGCCATCCGGGCCGCCGGCGTCAGCTGCGTCATCGCAAAGACCTTTGCCCGCATCTTTTACCGCAACGCCATCAACATCGGCCTTGCCATCCTTGAGTGTGAGGCCGCCAGCGACGGCATCCGGGACGGGGACGAGGTCAGCGTGGACTTTGACTCGGGTGTCATCACCAACCTCACCCGGGGCGAAACCTATCAGGCTGAGCCTTTCCCGCCGTTCATCCGGGACATGATCGACAAGGGCGGCCTGATGGCCTCCATCAAGAGGTGA
- the nrdG gene encoding anaerobic ribonucleoside-triphosphate reductase activating protein encodes MHYGEIKNCDIANGEGVRVSLFVSGCTNHCEQCFQPQTWDFDYGRPFTARTEEELIDLLAPDYISGLTLLGGEPFEPENQRVLVPFLRRVRGTLRRKTIWSFSGFTYEELLSPDAYPHCEVTEEMLGLLDVLVDGRYVAALRDISLRFRGSSNQRIIDLNQSRRAGHIVLWNG; translated from the coding sequence ATGCACTACGGAGAGATCAAAAACTGCGACATTGCCAACGGCGAGGGCGTCCGGGTGAGCCTGTTCGTCTCCGGCTGCACCAACCACTGCGAGCAGTGCTTCCAGCCCCAGACCTGGGACTTTGACTACGGCCGGCCCTTCACCGCCCGGACCGAGGAGGAGCTGATAGACCTCCTGGCGCCGGACTACATCAGCGGACTGACGCTCTTGGGCGGAGAGCCGTTTGAGCCGGAAAACCAGCGGGTTCTGGTGCCGTTTTTGCGCCGGGTGCGTGGGACGCTGCGGCGCAAGACCATCTGGAGCTTTTCCGGTTTTACCTATGAGGAGCTTCTCTCACCGGATGCCTATCCCCACTGCGAGGTGACGGAGGAAATGCTGGGCCTTTTGGACGTGCTGGTGGACGGACGGTATGTGGCGGCGCTCCGCGACATCTCCCTGCGGTTTCGCGGCAGTTCCAACCAGCGGATCATCGACTTGAACCAAAGCCGCCGGGCAGGGCACATCGTCCTCTGGAATGGCTGA
- the leuC gene encoding 3-isopropylmalate dehydratase large subunit gives MGMTMTQKILAKHAGLPEVRPGQLIMAKLDLVLGNDITSPVAINEFEAAGFDQVFDKSRIAMVMDHFTPNKDIKAATQCKQCRAFAMRFDLDNYYDVGAMGVEHALLPERGLVAPGEAVIGADSHTCTYGALGAFSTGVGSTDMGAAMATGQTWFKVPAAIRVHVTGSFRPYVSGKDAILHLIGRIGVDGALYQSLEFSGPGLKNLTIYDRLTMANMAIEAGAKNGIFAVDDVTRAYVEGRVSRPWESFEADADAEYVRTVELNLSEIDCTVAYPHLPENAHSAAESGHIAIDQVVIGSCTNGQIADMAAAAAVLKGRHIADGVRAIVIPATQRVYQECIRQGWMDTFLEAGCAVSTPTCGPCLGGHMGCLAAGERCVSTTNRNFVGRMGHVDSEVYLASPAVAAASAVTGTITHPKEVMDA, from the coding sequence ATGGGCATGACAATGACGCAGAAAATTCTGGCCAAGCACGCCGGTCTTCCCGAGGTCCGCCCGGGCCAGCTCATCATGGCGAAGTTAGACCTGGTCTTAGGCAACGACATCACCTCGCCCGTGGCCATCAACGAATTTGAGGCCGCCGGGTTCGACCAGGTCTTTGACAAGAGCCGCATCGCCATGGTCATGGATCACTTTACCCCCAACAAAGACATCAAGGCCGCCACCCAGTGCAAGCAGTGCCGCGCCTTTGCCATGCGCTTTGACCTGGACAACTACTACGACGTGGGCGCCATGGGCGTGGAGCACGCCCTGCTGCCGGAGAGGGGCCTGGTGGCCCCCGGAGAGGCCGTCATCGGCGCCGACTCCCACACCTGCACCTACGGCGCCTTAGGCGCCTTCTCCACCGGCGTGGGCTCCACCGACATGGGCGCGGCCATGGCCACGGGGCAGACCTGGTTCAAGGTCCCCGCCGCCATTCGGGTCCACGTCACCGGCTCCTTCCGGCCCTATGTCTCCGGCAAGGACGCCATCCTGCACCTCATCGGCCGGATCGGCGTGGACGGGGCGCTGTACCAGTCCCTTGAGTTCTCCGGACCGGGGTTGAAGAACCTGACCATCTACGACCGCCTGACCATGGCCAACATGGCCATCGAGGCGGGCGCCAAAAACGGCATCTTTGCCGTGGACGACGTGACCCGCGCCTATGTGGAGGGCAGGGTCAGCCGGCCGTGGGAATCCTTTGAGGCCGACGCGGACGCCGAATACGTCCGCACGGTGGAGCTGAATCTCAGTGAGATCGACTGCACCGTGGCCTATCCCCACCTGCCGGAAAACGCCCACAGCGCTGCTGAGAGCGGACACATCGCCATCGACCAGGTGGTGATCGGCTCGTGCACCAACGGCCAGATCGCCGACATGGCGGCGGCCGCCGCGGTGCTCAAGGGCCGGCACATCGCCGACGGCGTCCGGGCCATCGTCATCCCCGCCACCCAGCGGGTCTATCAGGAGTGCATCCGCCAGGGCTGGATGGACACGTTCCTTGAGGCGGGCTGCGCGGTCTCCACGCCCACCTGCGGCCCCTGCCTGGGCGGTCACATGGGCTGTCTCGCCGCCGGAGAGCGCTGCGTCTCCACCACCAACCGCAATTTCGTGGGCCGCATGGGCCACGTAGACAGCGAGGTCTATCTGGCCTCTCCCGCCGTGGCGGCGGCATCCGCCGTCACCGGAACAATCACCCATCCCAAGGAGGTCATGGACGCATGA